In Gemmata obscuriglobus, a single genomic region encodes these proteins:
- a CDS encoding NAD(P)/FAD-dependent oxidoreductase yields MSAHPEFVIVGQGLAGTALAWQLLRRGRKVLVVDRGSGGCSRLAAGLITPITGKRVAKSWRWDELRPAAETFYREIETRTGATFFHPREAIRLFATANERARYSGPDGDVGARGDWFNAAFGGFVMPEAARLDVPRYLEASREYFRAIGAFCTADLDPKQIEPTTATVRVTQLGVEAQTLAFCRGFAPDGDPWFGAIPFRAAKGEFLTVWVPGLAEQRVTHRGVWLAPLGDEVFRVGATYSWHQLDGVPTAAGRTELEGRLRELLRLPFEVIEHRAAVRPIIGGSVPVLGRHPDSPRVAFFNGLGSKGSLLSPFFANQLAAHLCDGGKIDPEVDVRTFLNRVSGLHNPE; encoded by the coding sequence ATGTCGGCGCACCCCGAATTCGTCATCGTCGGCCAGGGGTTGGCCGGAACCGCACTCGCGTGGCAGCTCCTTCGCCGCGGCCGGAAGGTTCTCGTCGTGGACCGCGGGAGCGGGGGCTGCTCTCGGCTCGCGGCGGGGCTCATCACCCCGATCACCGGAAAGCGTGTCGCGAAAAGCTGGCGGTGGGACGAGTTACGTCCGGCGGCAGAAACGTTCTACCGCGAAATCGAGACCCGCACGGGCGCCACCTTCTTCCACCCGCGTGAAGCGATCAGGCTCTTCGCCACCGCAAACGAACGGGCGCGTTATTCCGGTCCCGACGGTGATGTGGGCGCTCGTGGTGACTGGTTCAACGCCGCGTTCGGCGGGTTCGTGATGCCCGAGGCCGCCCGGCTCGACGTGCCCCGTTACCTCGAAGCGTCGCGTGAGTACTTCCGCGCCATTGGTGCGTTCTGCACCGCAGACCTCGACCCGAAACAGATCGAGCCCACCACCGCCACCGTTCGCGTCACTCAACTGGGCGTCGAAGCTCAAACGCTGGCGTTTTGCCGCGGGTTCGCCCCCGACGGCGATCCGTGGTTCGGCGCGATCCCGTTCCGCGCCGCGAAGGGCGAGTTCCTGACCGTTTGGGTGCCCGGACTGGCCGAGCAGCGTGTGACGCACCGGGGCGTATGGCTCGCACCGCTCGGCGATGAGGTGTTTCGGGTCGGAGCGACGTACTCCTGGCACCAACTCGATGGTGTTCCCACCGCGGCAGGCCGAACCGAACTCGAAGGGCGACTCCGCGAGTTACTCAGGCTGCCGTTTGAGGTGATCGAACACCGCGCCGCGGTACGGCCGATCATCGGCGGGAGCGTGCCCGTTCTGGGTCGGCACCCGGACTCCCCGCGGGTCGCGTTCTTCAACGGGCTCGGGTCGAAGGGTTCGCTGCTGTCGCCGTTCTTCGCGAACCAACTCGCCGCGCACCTGTGCGACGGCGGCAAAATCGATCCCGAAGTTGATGTGCGAACGTTCTTGAACCGCGTCTCCGGCCTTCACAATCCGGAGTGA
- a CDS encoding HEAT repeat domain-containing protein — protein MDPHWLVKLDQTVSSYSILATLLVLALVAGGLFQIGLIGWVLDRFGRVTRWAVARGFRVWERWLSWASWGVYLVVTLGLIVGGGVTATTAPVVTLLCAGALLTMGVATCLAYMFIDVERYEIERGRKAVHNPTKGQELASNVARYGHRVGVPLMGVAAAGVIGGFVLLNQGTYETVGRNWYVIEGDTHPGFVDFFTYAIINLVRLVDVLNLADSKQLVHTAFVRSAAPPTALLLAAFKSFFTLILLQQVFASVRQGRLMSETIADFWSPHEPIHDRARNALPQFGAAAIGPVLVSLRGLTALTKEQRDQLPLVLAAIGPSTVPMLVRHLSDAHEHVRVVAAAALGHLRARDAVADVAALLGDPSGMARLSAAEALGSIAEGGVKAERVRRVRRPRRANTRWPFLNRAQETGQELDPTGFAVENLRRALGDELAAVRGAVAASLGRAGAPAVHAAKELAALLTDTDETVRCRAAEALGAVGAAPELLAPALDDPAGPVRAAAALGLKALGRRAAPVVPRLIELLQDREDSVREAAAEAVRAVGPLDDGATTQLATGLSSPDTTIRAQAAEALGAVDASAEHAAPPLIEALADGNDMVRAKAAEALGKLGAEAAEVAVPHLVKALRDRDSWVSALAAEALGEMGVGQGVVPGLIRALGHVNPQVRANAAEALGKLGSSAGMARAALEKAAADEDGAVRARAVRGLGTLGSPTIGTARLVREAFKDTDPLVRTGAAAAAAAWDQPPEDLLADLLPLLRDPNDQVKVQVCETLSKWVQGTDAVVNGLCEALTADDSDWVQAAASQALARLGPAAVKAGAALLRAARTGEAGVREQAMRALAMIQPPEAVEAFTSGMSDPEVPVRLVASAGWIRVSEVPESAASALVEALHDPETQVRANAAHALARLAELPSGAVLPLRECLTDPNDGLRLNAALALRLAPAAERSDLMLDLLDDPNVRVRMVAAGAVLEADSANARAAAVVHAAADDPSPRVRQAVEELLPLIHTESTSPEPAADQPHGLIPVL, from the coding sequence ATGGACCCGCATTGGCTCGTGAAACTCGATCAGACGGTCTCTTCGTACTCGATACTCGCCACGCTGCTCGTTCTCGCTCTCGTCGCCGGCGGGTTGTTCCAGATCGGCCTCATCGGCTGGGTTCTCGACCGGTTCGGGCGCGTCACGCGGTGGGCCGTGGCCCGCGGGTTCCGCGTGTGGGAGCGGTGGCTCTCGTGGGCGTCCTGGGGCGTGTACCTCGTCGTCACGCTGGGGCTTATTGTTGGCGGAGGCGTTACCGCCACGACGGCTCCGGTCGTGACGCTGTTGTGCGCCGGCGCGCTTCTCACGATGGGCGTAGCGACGTGCCTCGCGTACATGTTCATCGACGTGGAGCGGTACGAGATCGAGCGCGGGCGTAAGGCCGTTCACAACCCGACCAAGGGGCAGGAGCTTGCGTCCAACGTGGCCCGATACGGGCACCGGGTCGGCGTGCCGCTGATGGGCGTCGCGGCGGCCGGGGTGATCGGCGGGTTCGTGCTACTGAACCAGGGGACATACGAGACCGTCGGCCGGAACTGGTACGTCATCGAAGGGGACACGCACCCCGGCTTCGTGGACTTTTTCACCTACGCAATCATCAACCTCGTCCGGCTGGTGGACGTACTCAACCTGGCCGACTCGAAGCAGCTCGTCCACACCGCGTTCGTGCGGAGCGCCGCGCCGCCGACCGCGCTGCTGCTCGCCGCGTTCAAGTCGTTTTTCACGCTGATCTTGTTGCAACAGGTGTTCGCCTCGGTGCGGCAGGGGCGGCTCATGTCCGAAACCATCGCCGATTTCTGGAGCCCGCACGAGCCGATCCACGACCGCGCCCGGAACGCGCTCCCGCAGTTCGGTGCCGCGGCGATCGGGCCGGTGCTGGTGTCCCTGCGCGGACTGACGGCGTTAACGAAGGAGCAGCGCGACCAGTTGCCGCTCGTGCTGGCCGCGATCGGCCCTTCGACCGTTCCGATGCTCGTGCGGCACCTGTCCGACGCGCACGAGCACGTCCGTGTGGTGGCGGCGGCGGCGCTCGGTCACCTGCGCGCGCGCGACGCCGTTGCCGATGTCGCCGCGCTACTCGGCGACCCGAGCGGGATGGCGCGGCTGAGTGCGGCCGAGGCGCTGGGTTCGATCGCTGAAGGGGGGGTGAAGGCGGAGCGCGTGCGCCGGGTGCGGCGCCCCCGGCGCGCGAACACCCGTTGGCCGTTCTTGAACCGCGCTCAGGAGACCGGCCAGGAACTCGACCCGACCGGGTTCGCGGTCGAGAACCTGCGCCGCGCCCTCGGCGACGAACTGGCGGCCGTTCGCGGCGCGGTCGCGGCGTCGCTCGGACGTGCCGGGGCGCCCGCGGTGCATGCGGCGAAAGAACTGGCCGCGCTCCTGACAGACACAGACGAGACGGTTCGATGCCGCGCCGCGGAGGCACTCGGGGCGGTAGGGGCCGCTCCAGAACTACTCGCGCCGGCACTCGATGACCCGGCCGGTCCGGTACGCGCGGCGGCCGCGCTGGGTCTGAAGGCGCTCGGGCGGCGGGCCGCTCCGGTCGTGCCGCGGCTGATCGAACTGCTTCAGGACCGCGAGGATTCCGTTCGCGAGGCGGCGGCGGAAGCGGTAAGGGCGGTTGGTCCGCTGGACGACGGCGCAACCACCCAACTCGCAACCGGGCTCTCCAGTCCGGACACAACCATCCGCGCGCAGGCGGCGGAAGCGCTGGGGGCTGTCGACGCGTCGGCCGAACATGCGGCGCCGCCGCTGATCGAGGCCCTTGCGGACGGTAACGACATGGTCCGCGCGAAGGCGGCGGAGGCTCTCGGCAAGCTCGGTGCGGAAGCGGCCGAGGTCGCGGTTCCTCATCTGGTGAAGGCGCTCCGCGACCGCGACAGTTGGGTCAGCGCGCTGGCCGCCGAGGCGCTGGGCGAGATGGGCGTCGGGCAGGGCGTGGTTCCGGGCCTAATTCGCGCGCTGGGGCACGTCAACCCGCAAGTGCGAGCGAACGCGGCGGAGGCGCTGGGCAAACTCGGATCGTCCGCGGGGATGGCGCGGGCGGCGCTGGAAAAAGCGGCCGCTGATGAGGACGGTGCGGTTCGCGCCCGGGCCGTGCGCGGGCTGGGCACGTTGGGCTCGCCGACAATTGGTACAGCGCGACTCGTGCGCGAGGCGTTCAAGGACACCGACCCGCTGGTGCGGACCGGGGCCGCGGCGGCCGCGGCGGCGTGGGACCAGCCGCCGGAAGACCTGCTGGCCGACTTACTGCCCCTATTGCGCGACCCGAACGATCAGGTTAAGGTGCAGGTGTGCGAAACGCTCTCGAAGTGGGTTCAGGGGACTGATGCGGTCGTTAACGGGCTGTGCGAGGCGCTGACCGCAGACGACAGCGACTGGGTACAAGCCGCCGCGTCGCAGGCACTCGCGCGGCTCGGGCCGGCGGCCGTAAAGGCCGGCGCGGCTTTGCTCCGCGCCGCGCGCACCGGCGAGGCCGGGGTGCGCGAGCAGGCGATGCGTGCGCTCGCCATGATTCAACCTCCCGAAGCCGTCGAAGCGTTTACGTCCGGCATGTCCGACCCGGAGGTGCCGGTGCGGTTGGTTGCTTCTGCGGGGTGGATACGGGTGTCAGAAGTTCCCGAGTCGGCCGCTTCGGCGCTGGTCGAGGCGCTTCACGACCCTGAAACCCAGGTTCGTGCGAACGCGGCGCACGCGCTCGCGCGACTGGCCGAACTCCCGTCCGGTGCGGTTCTGCCGCTCCGCGAATGCCTGACCGACCCCAACGACGGGCTGCGATTGAACGCGGCGCTTGCACTCCGGCTCGCCCCGGCGGCCGAACGGTCGGACCTGATGCTAGACCTTCTGGACGACCCGAACGTACGGGTGCGGATGGTGGCAGCCGGCGCCGTTCTCGAGGCCGATTCTGCGAACGCGCGGGCGGCCGCAGTGGTTCACGCGGCGGCAGACGATCCGTCGCCGCGCGTGCGGCAGGCGGTAGAAGAATTACTTCCGCTTATTCACACAGAGTCCACCAGCCCCGAACCGGCAGCGGATCAACCGCACGGCTTGATCCCGGTGCTGTAA
- the rnc gene encoding ribonuclease III: MPPSDPPGGNREREILDECQDAIGYRFERVELLRSALTHTSSANTRAASNERLEFLGDSVLGLVTCEQLYRRFPEYQEGDLTKVKSAVVSRKTCARFSQEIRLGDFLFLGRGVNSNGEMPLNILANAFESLVAAVFLDGGWDAARDFVLDFIDPEVDRVARDAISANAKSQLQTVTQREYGDTPRYFLLDEQGPDNNKCFKVAAQVHDERFPAAWGHTKKEAELKAAMNALAHIHGEPLPYACD; this comes from the coding sequence ATGCCTCCTTCGGACCCGCCCGGCGGAAACCGGGAACGTGAAATTCTCGACGAGTGCCAGGACGCAATCGGCTACCGCTTTGAGCGAGTGGAACTCCTCCGCTCGGCGCTCACGCACACGTCCAGCGCGAACACCCGAGCCGCATCCAACGAGCGGCTCGAGTTTTTGGGTGACAGCGTCCTCGGCCTGGTCACGTGCGAGCAACTGTACCGGCGGTTCCCGGAGTACCAGGAAGGCGACCTCACGAAGGTGAAGTCCGCCGTTGTAAGTCGCAAGACCTGCGCCCGGTTCAGCCAGGAAATCCGGCTCGGCGACTTCCTGTTCCTGGGGCGCGGGGTGAACTCGAACGGCGAGATGCCGCTCAACATCCTCGCTAACGCGTTCGAATCGCTGGTGGCGGCGGTCTTCCTCGACGGCGGCTGGGACGCGGCCCGCGACTTCGTGCTGGACTTCATCGACCCTGAAGTCGATCGCGTCGCCCGCGACGCCATCTCCGCCAACGCGAAATCCCAGCTCCAGACCGTGACCCAGCGGGAGTACGGCGACACGCCGCGTTACTTCCTCCTGGACGAGCAGGGGCCGGACAACAACAAGTGCTTCAAGGTCGCGGCCCAGGTCCACGACGAGCGGTTCCCGGCCGCATGGGGCCACACCAAGAAGGAAGCCGAGCTGAAGGCCGCGATGAACGCCCTCGCCCATATCCACGGTGAGCCGCTCCCTTACGCGTGCGACTGA
- the plsY gene encoding glycerol-3-phosphate 1-O-acyltransferase PlsY yields the protein MSPLAAALAPLTVAYLVGALPFGYLVGRFRGVNLFQAGSGNIGATNAGRVLGRKYGAIVFVLDLLKGAAPVAVAVRLAEALAPGASDAIGGPDVVRVGAAALAFLGHLFPVYLGFRGGKGVATGAGTVFVLVPLAATLAITTWVVVLFASRFVSLASLTAGTVLVLAHLVASRAPFAEPVLPVTLYLIAGTAMVFVKHRANAKRLLAGSENAIGDFPMRQPVLRGLHVLALGLWFGGAAFFNFGAATAIFDSFKEVVNAGPSDRTAYRTIIPADAEQKEKDALASALAGSAVGPVFPRYFAMQTVCAAIALLTALSWFRLGGAHRFRVFVIAFATATVIAGWPISNEVTRLRLERFNPDATIAAAAKAAFVSWHFVSLGLSIVTVGTAGVALALAGRLPSDREGRGV from the coding sequence GTGGGCCGGTTCCGGGGCGTGAACCTGTTCCAGGCCGGGAGCGGTAACATCGGCGCCACCAACGCCGGCCGCGTCCTCGGGCGCAAGTACGGCGCGATCGTGTTCGTGCTGGACCTCTTGAAAGGCGCGGCACCGGTAGCGGTGGCGGTCCGGCTCGCCGAGGCGCTCGCGCCGGGGGCGTCGGACGCGATCGGCGGGCCGGACGTGGTCCGGGTGGGCGCCGCGGCGCTGGCGTTCCTCGGGCACCTGTTCCCGGTGTACCTCGGGTTCCGCGGCGGAAAGGGCGTCGCGACCGGCGCCGGCACGGTGTTCGTGTTGGTGCCGCTGGCGGCCACGCTCGCGATAACAACCTGGGTCGTGGTGCTGTTTGCGTCGCGGTTCGTGTCGCTGGCGTCGCTGACGGCGGGCACCGTGCTGGTACTCGCTCACCTCGTGGCGTCGCGGGCACCGTTTGCGGAACCCGTGCTCCCGGTGACGCTGTACCTGATCGCGGGAACGGCGATGGTGTTCGTGAAGCACCGGGCGAACGCGAAGCGGCTCCTGGCCGGGTCCGAGAACGCGATTGGAGATTTCCCGATGCGGCAACCGGTTCTGCGGGGACTACACGTCCTGGCGCTGGGGTTGTGGTTCGGCGGGGCGGCGTTCTTCAACTTCGGCGCCGCGACGGCCATTTTCGATTCGTTCAAAGAGGTGGTGAACGCCGGTCCTTCGGACCGCACCGCCTATCGGACGATCATCCCGGCGGACGCCGAGCAAAAGGAGAAGGACGCGCTCGCCAGCGCACTGGCGGGGTCGGCGGTCGGACCGGTGTTCCCGCGGTATTTCGCGATGCAAACGGTGTGCGCCGCGATCGCTCTGCTGACGGCACTGAGTTGGTTCCGACTCGGAGGGGCTCACCGGTTCCGGGTGTTCGTGATCGCCTTCGCGACGGCGACCGTGATCGCCGGGTGGCCGATCTCGAACGAGGTGACCCGGCTCCGGCTCGAACGATTTAACCCGGACGCCACCATCGCCGCAGCCGCGAAGGCCGCGTTCGTGTCGTGGCACTTCGTGAGTCTCGGGTTGAGCATCGTGACGGTCGGCACCGCGGGCGTGGCGCTCGCGCTCGCCGGGCGCCTCCCCAGCGACCGAGAAGGTCGAGGAGTTTGA
- a CDS encoding agmatine deiminase family protein → MTKSQEIAPYRMPAEWEPHASTWLAWPHRGSDWPGKMEPIPWVYAEIVRALTRHETVNLIVPDDIRHAAATDALTRAGADISRVKLWEKPTDRSWVRDSGPIFVRDSAGGRVALDWHFNAWAKYPDWLQDDSLPAFVAESLGVKSVQPVRDGHRIVLEGGSIDVNGAGLLLTTEECLLSKTQERNPPFSRADYEAVFAEYLGVQKVLWLDRGIVGDDTHGHVDDLARFVNSRTVVTVVENDPSDENYQPLQENLERLGGMTDVHGTKLEVIPLPMPRPLIFEGTRLPASYANFYIANGTVIVPTFNDPADRLALGILADVFADREVVGISCVDLVWGFGTLHCMTQQEIATR, encoded by the coding sequence ATGACGAAATCGCAGGAAATCGCGCCGTACCGCATGCCGGCGGAGTGGGAGCCGCACGCGTCCACGTGGCTCGCGTGGCCGCACCGCGGCTCCGACTGGCCGGGGAAAATGGAACCCATCCCCTGGGTGTACGCGGAGATCGTTCGCGCGCTGACGCGGCACGAGACCGTTAATCTGATCGTTCCCGATGACATTCGCCACGCCGCCGCGACCGACGCGCTCACGCGCGCCGGTGCTGACATCAGCCGTGTGAAGTTGTGGGAGAAGCCGACGGACCGCTCGTGGGTCCGCGACTCCGGCCCGATCTTTGTGCGGGATTCGGCGGGCGGTCGAGTGGCGCTCGACTGGCACTTTAACGCTTGGGCGAAGTACCCGGACTGGCTCCAGGATGACAGCCTGCCGGCGTTCGTGGCCGAGTCGCTGGGCGTGAAGTCCGTGCAGCCGGTTCGTGACGGCCACCGCATCGTTTTGGAGGGCGGGAGCATTGACGTGAACGGTGCGGGCCTGCTGCTCACGACCGAAGAGTGCCTCCTGAGTAAGACGCAGGAACGCAACCCGCCGTTCAGCCGGGCGGACTACGAGGCGGTGTTCGCGGAGTACCTGGGCGTTCAGAAGGTGCTCTGGCTGGACCGCGGGATCGTGGGCGACGACACGCACGGCCACGTTGACGATCTGGCGCGGTTCGTAAACTCGCGCACCGTCGTGACGGTGGTGGAAAACGACCCGAGCGATGAGAACTACCAGCCGCTTCAGGAGAATTTGGAGCGGCTCGGCGGCATGACCGACGTTCACGGCACGAAACTGGAGGTGATCCCGCTGCCAATGCCGCGCCCGCTGATCTTCGAGGGCACCCGGCTGCCCGCGAGCTACGCGAACTTCTACATCGCGAACGGGACGGTGATCGTGCCCACCTTCAACGACCCGGCGGACCGCCTCGCGCTCGGCATCTTGGCCGATGTGTTCGCCGATCGTGAGGTGGTCGGGATCAGTTGTGTGGACCTGGTGTGGGGGTTCGGAACGCTCCACTGCATGACGCAACAGGAGATTGCAACCCGGTGA
- a CDS encoding response regulator: protein MTSHPGLILLVEDDADLRAAFEFTLRRRGYKVVSTGCGLRAVELAVEHQPTLAVVDLLLPGQSGFQVSHALRERFGDNVRVLVMSGYTSSHHRDYAAASGAEAFLAKPFSEVALIDAVEALCPAPIKSQEPFETRRRVKIGA, encoded by the coding sequence GTGACCTCACACCCGGGGCTCATTCTACTCGTCGAAGACGATGCCGACCTGCGTGCCGCGTTCGAGTTCACGCTGCGCCGCCGCGGCTATAAGGTGGTCAGCACCGGCTGCGGGCTGCGGGCGGTCGAACTGGCGGTTGAGCATCAACCCACACTCGCGGTTGTTGACCTGTTACTACCCGGCCAGAGCGGGTTTCAGGTCTCCCACGCCCTCCGCGAGCGGTTCGGTGATAACGTTCGTGTGCTCGTGATGTCGGGTTACACCTCCTCGCACCATCGTGATTACGCGGCCGCATCCGGAGCAGAGGCGTTCCTCGCGAAACCGTTTTCGGAAGTCGCACTGATCGACGCCGTGGAAGCCCTTTGTCCGGCACCGATCAAGTCGCAAGAGCCGTTCGAGACGCGCCGCCGGGTCAAGATCGGTGCCTGA